The genomic segment acattgctcacattctgaacatgaatatggtttctctactgtgtgacttctctgatgtctaacaagctCTGATTTatatgcaaaacatttcccacattctgaacatgaatatggcttttcccCATTGTGAcctctctcatgtgtaacaagattggatttctgtctaaaacatttcccacattctgaacatgaatatggcttttccccagtgtgaattctctcatgtgtaacaagatctgattttcgtgtaaaacatttcccacattctgaacacgaatatggcttctctcctgtgtgaattctctcatgtataacaagatgtgatttcactgtaaaacatttcctacattctgaacacgaatatggcttctctcctgtgtgaattctctcatgtataacaagatatgatttttctctaaagcatttcccacattctgaacacgaatatggcttctctccagtgtgacatctctgatgtttaacaagacatactttctgggtaaaacatttcccacattctgaacacgaatatggtttctctcctgtgtgacatctctgatgtttaacaagaattgatttccatgtgaaacattttccacattctgaacatgaattcaTTTTCTCTCCTTTGTGACGTCTTCGGTGTGTAGAAAGTCCTGAGCTGTTTGTGTATTCTTTATCACAATGAAACATTTTAATCTTATTCTGACTTGTACTTGcggtaacaatctgtgattggtccaGAGAAGGTTCCTCATAATTAGGAGAATTATATGatagatctgtactgtgaagtcctggatgtatATTAAGGGTAATGAGGTTTTCGCCAGAAGAGCGCTGCAGGATATCTTTATCTAGTGGTAACAGGACATTTTCACATttcttactgggattttctgttaagataaagataaaaattaaaatttgttttaaagttgtttttttttttgcaatctcCAGAGTAGACAAACTTATAAGATTCCAATTAGACTGGAAgttgatccagcaggaaggagaagtgttCATTCATTTGGAATCCTTTCCTGACTTTGGCCAAAAAAACTGCACTTGTGATCCCAGCCTTACAAAGCTTCTATAACTTCCTGACAAAGTCCAGTATTCTGGTTTACACCAGGTCATGacttttattacatacagtaaataatgacttaacaaaactaaaaaaattgaaaaggctGATCAATGTCTGGAAAGGAGCCCTGCTCTCTGCCAACACATTTTGCATTTCAACAGCAGCTAGACATCATTTGAATaaaacaaggagcttaatggttGGAGTTGGTGAAGTGGGGCCATCATGATTTTGTACTGGTGGAGGGAACATCATGGTTTGGAACTGGTGAAGTGGGGCCATCATGagttggggctggtggagggaacatcatggtttggagctggGGAAGGGGGGCATCATGATTTGTAGCTGGTAGGGGCACATTATGGTTTGGAGCTGCTTTGCTACTTCATGGTCTGGACAGCCTGCAATCATTGGGTAAACaactgggcagatttactaatcctgtttaAAACGTACAGAGTAAATCTAGAGATGCTCCACATTTATCACAGGAGCTTGGGCTGGAGGACAGATCTGCTGCACAACTACACAAGTCTGTCTACCTCTATACCACTTAGTGGTTGGCTTTTCTGTCACAATGGAGCATCATAAGCCCCGCCCCTGCAGAACTTGCCTGTTGTTTCTATATGTGGAACCTTAAATTCCCCCCTTTTTGGACAGATTATAAGAGCAGCACAGATCAGTCACTGGTTATCTACGAGCAAGTTCACACATAGCAGATCagctgcagacatttctgtgactgtcccGCTACCCTGAATGTGGCTTGTAATAATCCATGCAcctgctgcagaaacaacccaATATATGGAAATTTCTACAATAAATGTAATGCAGCGAGAACATTCTGGGACATGCAATTATTGCTAGAAGTCACACGTTCAGTTTGAAGGGGATGAGCAGATAATCGCTTAAGTGATGGACAACATGATCACATTTagcaatttttcacattttattgagACACCAGCGACTTACATAACACACGCCTGTTTTACATCGATGACAAACAGTCGTACAGGGGCGGACATTGCCCATAAACTCCATGTATGATCTACAATATATATACGGATACGGATTTTACAAGATGTCTCtgtagtatacagggagtgcagaattattaggcaagttgtatttttgaggattaattttattattgaacaacaaccatgttctcaatgaacccaaaaaactcattaatatcaaagctgaatatttttggaagtagtttttagtttgtttttagttttagctattttagggggatatctgtgtgtgcaggtgactattactgtgcataattattaggcaacttaacaaaaaacaaatatatacccatttcaattatttatttttaccagtgaaaccaatataacatctcaacattcacaaatatacatttctgacattcaaaaacaaaacaaaaacaaatcagtgaccaatatagccacctttctttgcaaggacactcaaaagcctgccatccatggattctgtcagtgttttgatctgttcaccatcaacattgcgtgcagcagcaaccacagcctcccagacactgttcagagaggtgtactgttttccctccttgtaaatctcacatttgatgatggaccacaggttctcaatggggttcagatcaggtgaacaaggaggccatgtcattagattttcttattttataccctttcttgccagccacgctgtggagtacttggacgcgtgtgatggagcattgtcctgcatgaaaatcatgtttttcttgaaggatgcagacttcttcctgtaccactgcttgaagaaggtgtcttccagaaactggcagtaggactgggagttgagcttgactccatcctcaacccgaaaaggccccacaagctcatctttgatgataccagcccaaaccagtactccacctcaaccttgctggcgtctgagtcggactggagctctctgccctttaccaatccagccacgggcccatccatctggcccatcaagactcactctcatttcatcagtccataaaaccttagaaaaatcagtcttgagatatttcttggcccagtcttgacgtttcagcttgtgtgtcttgttcagtggtggtcgtctttcagcctttcttaccttggccatgtctctgagtattgcacaccttgtgcttttgggcactccagtgatgttgcagctctgaaatatggccaaactggtggcaagtggcatcttggcagctgcacgcttgacttttctcagttcatgggcagttattttgcgccttggtttttccacacgcttcttgcgaccctgttgactattttgaatgaaacgcttgattgttcgatgatcactcttcagaagctttgcaattttaagagtgctgcatccctctgcaagatatctcactatttttgacttttctgagcctgtcaagtccttcttttgacccattttgccaaaggaaaggaagttgcctaataattatgcacacctgatatagggtgttgatgtcattagaccacaccccttctcattacagagatgcacatcacctaatatgcttaattggtagtaggctttcgagcctatacagcttggagtaagacaacatgcataaagaggatgatgtggtcaaaatactaatttgcctaataattctgcactccctgtagtctacTATACCGGCCCGATGGAGGCCAGAAGGACACGCTCCCATCATGTTAATGGAGCCCTATGGATATGACTGACATATAAAGAACACGTAGCCTGTAATGTAATGTGAGAAGAAACTGTGGAGCTCcttcattacatgtcactgcacacacgtgtatacactgcacatgacggctcttaccttgtaatATAAGAGGctaatgctcctccattacatgtcactgcacacacgtgtacacactgcacatgacggctcttaccttgtgatataagaggctggtgctcctccattacatgtcactgcacacacgtgtatacactgcacatgacggctcttaccttgtgatataagaggctggtgctcctccatcatggcctccttgtacagatccttgtgtccttctatatactcccactcctccatggagaaatagacagtgacatcctgacaccttacaggaacctgacaacacaatgacaccgtcatcacccagacccctccagtgctgttactggagaatttcccagcattcccagcagtgtcacctctccagtcagcagctccatcatcttgtgggtgagttctaggatcttctgctcatgtatcagggggtgaggaggAGGCTCTGTGATGAGGTGAGGGGTCCTGATCCGCCCtcttgactcctggagatggatgatgggagtcacacagtccccagaTGTCttattcactattgtgtactcctgtggatggagagagacacttagggaataaacccttcaggggccatgtgctctcctccggccctctcctcctggtacaatGTGCCTACTTACCGTCTCATGGATCctccaacatgactattggtcacaggtcacattatatatcactcaccatattgggggctgatcttcaggttctccgtcacttagaaggtctggaggccgttctccaggaccctggactcttcctatcacttcctatgatggattctccttcccgatgtctgacttgttacagaatacaataaagaggagagaaatctagaaaagtttacctctccgctcagcaggatgatgatctccaaggtgaggtctaatattcttctgctgttctccttcctgtccatccttggtggctcattcaggagaaggctcgtattgctgtttttttttcataacgcCTCCAAAACAAAAGAATTGAGGTTCAAATTCTGAGCtccgtgtgtatctaagctcctggcagtgcagtgtgtggaggcaggagaCTCTGATCTCTGTATGTATCTAAGCttctggcagtgcagtgtgtatctaTGCTCCTGGCAGTGAagtgtgtggaggcaggagaCTCTAGGAtccgtgtgtatctaagctcctggcagtgcagtgtgtggaggcaggagatgatgagctctctgtgtatctaagctcctggcagtgcagtgtgtggaggcaggagatgatgagctctctgtgtatctaagctcctggcagtgcagtgtgtggaggcaggagatgatgagctctgtatgtatctaagctcctggcagtgcagtgtgtggaggcaggagGCTCTGAGCTCTGTGTGTATCTAAGCTTCTGGTAGAgcagtgtgtggaggcaggagactctgagctccgtgtgtatctaagctcctggcagtgcagtgtgtggaggcaggagGCTCTGAGCTCTGTATGTATTTAAGCTCcaggcagtgcagtgtgtggaggcaggagactctgagctctgtgtgtatctaagctcctggcagtgcagtgtgtggaggcaggagactctgagctccgtgtgtatctaagctcctggcagtgcagtgtgtggaggcaggagactctgagctctgtgtgtatctaagctcctggcagtgcagtgtgtggaggcaggagactctgagctccgtgagtatctaagctcctggcagtgcagtgtgtggaggTAGGAGGCTCTGAGCtccgtgtgtatctaagctcctggcagtgcagtgtgtggaggcaggagGCTCTGAGCTCCATGtgtctaagctcctggcagtgcagtgtgagGAGGCAGGAGGCTCTGAGCtccgtgtgtatctaagctcctggcagtgcagtgtgtggaggcaggagGCTCTGAGCTCCATGtgtctaagctcctggcagtgcagtgtgtggaggcaggaggctctgagctccgtgtgtatctaagctcctggtagAGCATTGTGTGGAGGCAGGAGGCTCTGAGCTCTGTGTGTATCTAAGTTCCgtgcagtgtgtggaggcaggagactctgagctctgtatgtatctaagctcctggtagagcagtgtgtggaggcaggagGCTCTGAGCTCcgtatgtatctaagctcctggtagagcagtgtgtggaggcaggaggatctgagctccgtgtgtatctaagctcctggcagtgtagTGTGTGGAGGAAGGAGACTCTGAGCtccgtgtgtatctaagctcctggtagagcagtgtgtggaggcaggagactctgagctccgtgtgtatctaagctcctggcagtgcagtgtgtggaggcaggaggctctgagctccgtgtgtatctaagctcctggcagtgcagtgtgtggaggcaggagGCTCTGAGCTCCGTGTGCAGGGCCGgcttttggggtgtgcgggctgtgcggccgcacagggcgccatagcaacatgggcgccgggcggccgacagcccgCCGCAAACTAAGTATACTTATTACTATTTTGTTGCGGCCGCCGGCTAACTAACAGCGCTGAAAGCGCACGGACTATTGGAAATAGTGagaagggggcggggcccgcggccgctctgagctccgctctgctgcctggcctgcctgtctctttaagagagcggaccagtggctgctggagcgagtCTTCCTTCGCTTTTGACGTTgccactgagctccgcccccagggCCCAAAAGAGAAGAAGGAGAGAGCCCGCGAgcgccagccagcagccacagcagaCTCAGTCTCTGCCAGGGAAGGCCCACGACACAGCCTGAGGCTGAGCCAAGTTCCAACAGAAGTTACagccttacaggtatttggtagtaCAAAGATAACAACTCATCTGCCACTGGCCTatgatggagtgggagaaatggggggggggcgacagaaggagagatgtgctgctgctgctgccactggcccatggaggggagAAATGGGGGGGGGCGACagaaggagagatgtgctgctgctgctgc from the Bufo bufo chromosome 2, aBufBuf1.1, whole genome shotgun sequence genome contains:
- the LOC120990620 gene encoding gastrula zinc finger protein XlCGF17.1-like → MMFPPPAPTHDGPTSPVPNHDVPSTKNPSKKCENVLLPLDKDILQRSSGENLITLNIHPGLHSTDLSYNSPNYEEPSLDQSQIVTASTSQNKIKMFHCDKEYTNSSGLSTHRRRHKGEKMNSCSECGKCFTWKSILVKHQRCHTGEKPYSCSECGKCFTQKVCLVKHQRCHTGEKPYSCSECGKCFREKSYLVIHERIHTGEKPYSCSECRKCFTVKSHLVIHERIHTGEKPYSCSECGKCFTRKSDLVTHERIHTGEKPYSCSECGKCFRQKSNLVTHERVHTGEKPYSCSECGKCFSDKSGLLKHKRNHICMKLHSE